From the genome of Sporosarcina sp. 6E9, one region includes:
- the gerD gene encoding spore germination lipoprotein GerD — translation MKKSLLITFAVLFLLTGCTAENTAPNYDEIKKMMTDSLQTEEGKKTLRKILSEDDFRELLALEQPEVKKSIEETLLSKEGEDFWKKAFEDPKFTESVAKSMKDQQEDVMKKLMEDASFLKAMEDFFGQPDMQKQMETILKSATMKEQYEKVIEETINSPLLQTKWEKLIKEAGKAPEEKGKKGKEQEAQQEGQGGGGGGGK, via the coding sequence GTGAAGAAAAGCTTACTGATAACTTTTGCTGTCTTATTTTTATTAACCGGGTGCACTGCGGAAAATACGGCCCCGAATTATGATGAAATAAAAAAAATGATGACAGATTCGCTTCAAACAGAGGAAGGAAAGAAAACACTTCGTAAAATTTTATCTGAAGATGATTTTCGCGAACTGCTTGCCCTGGAGCAGCCGGAAGTTAAGAAGTCAATCGAGGAAACATTACTTTCAAAAGAAGGAGAAGACTTTTGGAAAAAAGCATTTGAAGACCCAAAATTCACGGAATCTGTTGCTAAAAGCATGAAGGATCAACAAGAAGACGTTATGAAAAAGTTGATGGAAGATGCTTCATTTCTAAAAGCAATGGAGGATTTTTTTGGACAACCTGATATGCAAAAACAAATGGAAACCATTCTTAAGTCGGCAACAATGAAAGAGCAATACGAAAAAGTAATCGAAGAAACGATCAATAGCCCACTGCTTCAAACTAAGTGGGAGAAGCTGATTAAAGAAGCCGGAAAAGCACCTGAAGAGAAAGGTAAAAAAGGTAAAGAGCAAGAAGCGCAACAAGAAGGTCAAGGTGGTGGCGGAGGAGGAGGCAAATAG
- a CDS encoding Mrp/NBP35 family ATP-binding protein — MLNEQEVRELVGQLKDPFLHKSLAETDGISEVSINVEKEHVSVKLALAKVNTAEQLPFQMKVVDILKGAGANSVGIRFEELSQEVLDKFRGTATESEAQDILSPLSDVEFISIASGKGGVGKSTVSVNIAVALARLGKKVGLIDADIYGFSVPDMMGVTQMPIVRGERIIPVERLGVKVISMGFFVEDNAPVVWRGPMLGKALDQFFRDVEWGDLDYLFLDLPPGTGDIALDIHQMLPTSKEIIVTTPHPTAAFVAARAGAMALQTDHELLGVIENMSWFESETTGEREFVFGKGGGTRLAEELRTDLIGQIPLGQPDWNEEDFAPSVYAEDHPIGQIYTEIANRILDKTKK, encoded by the coding sequence TTGCTCAATGAACAAGAAGTACGAGAGTTAGTAGGTCAGTTAAAAGATCCGTTTTTACATAAATCACTTGCAGAGACGGATGGAATTAGCGAAGTATCAATTAACGTTGAAAAAGAGCATGTTAGCGTCAAGCTAGCGCTTGCTAAAGTGAATACTGCGGAACAATTACCGTTTCAAATGAAGGTTGTCGACATCTTAAAGGGCGCGGGTGCCAATTCTGTTGGAATTCGCTTCGAAGAACTATCACAGGAAGTCCTTGATAAGTTTCGTGGAACGGCAACAGAGTCGGAAGCGCAAGATATATTGTCGCCATTAAGCGATGTTGAATTCATCTCGATAGCATCTGGTAAAGGCGGAGTTGGAAAATCCACTGTATCTGTTAATATTGCGGTCGCTCTTGCACGGCTCGGGAAAAAAGTTGGACTAATCGATGCGGATATTTATGGATTCAGTGTTCCGGATATGATGGGTGTAACGCAGATGCCGATTGTCCGCGGTGAGCGAATTATTCCGGTTGAACGTCTAGGCGTTAAAGTCATTTCAATGGGCTTTTTTGTGGAAGATAATGCGCCAGTTGTATGGAGAGGCCCAATGCTTGGAAAAGCGCTGGACCAATTTTTCCGTGATGTAGAGTGGGGAGATCTCGATTACTTATTCCTAGACTTGCCACCTGGAACTGGGGATATTGCACTTGATATTCACCAAATGTTGCCTACATCTAAAGAAATAATCGTTACAACACCACATCCAACAGCGGCATTTGTAGCTGCGCGCGCGGGAGCGATGGCGCTTCAAACCGATCACGAGTTATTGGGTGTAATCGAAAACATGTCGTGGTTTGAATCTGAAACAACTGGTGAGCGCGAATTTGTTTTCGGAAAAGGCGGCGGAACAAGATTAGCCGAGGAACTACGGACTGATTTGATCGGCCAAATTCCACTTGGGCAGCCAGATTGGAATGAAGAAGATTTCGCTCCATCTGTTTATGCAGAGGACCATCCAATCGGACAGATTTATACAGAAATTGCAAATCGTATTTTGGATAAAACAAAAAAGTAA
- a CDS encoding N-acetylmuramoyl-L-alanine amidase, with protein MKRWGLLGFIFFCTLGIVIYGVQASDNVFFMPEEFAGVKVVIDPGHGGLDGGASSGDIVERDITLSISHEVAKRLKKKGATVVMTREKSGDALAEHAPGDQFPSVRSRKLADLKLREDITVNENPDVFISIHVNAIPQEKWRGAQVFYHKGGDPGGEFLAKAIQNSFRTNLKNTDREALSISGVYLLKHAPMPAVLVETGFISNPEERALLTDPAYQGKVADAIVEGISAFINAEEM; from the coding sequence GTGAAGAGGTGGGGACTACTTGGATTTATCTTTTTTTGCACGCTGGGGATTGTTATTTACGGAGTACAGGCATCGGATAATGTTTTTTTTATGCCTGAAGAATTTGCAGGTGTGAAAGTTGTGATTGATCCTGGACACGGAGGATTGGATGGTGGTGCATCATCGGGCGATATTGTAGAACGTGATATTACGCTGAGTATTTCACATGAGGTTGCTAAACGATTGAAGAAAAAAGGTGCAACGGTAGTCATGACGCGTGAAAAAAGTGGTGACGCATTAGCAGAACATGCTCCTGGGGATCAATTTCCATCTGTTCGATCACGGAAACTGGCAGATTTAAAATTACGTGAAGATATTACTGTAAATGAAAACCCGGATGTATTTATTAGTATTCATGTCAATGCCATTCCGCAAGAAAAGTGGCGCGGGGCTCAGGTTTTTTATCATAAGGGCGGCGATCCAGGCGGGGAGTTTCTGGCAAAAGCCATTCAGAACTCTTTTCGTACCAACTTAAAAAATACAGACCGTGAAGCACTTTCAATCAGCGGTGTTTACTTGTTGAAACATGCACCAATGCCAGCGGTCCTTGTTGAGACAGGATTTATATCGAATCCTGAAGAAAGGGCGCTACTAACCGACCCAGCGTATCAAGGGAAAGTTGCGGATGCCATTGTCGAAGGAATCTCAGCATTTATCAATGCTGAAGAAATGTAA
- a CDS encoding rhodanese-like domain-containing protein yields the protein MKEITPAEVKDLLESGQQLNLVDVREDDEVAEGIIPGAIHIPLGEVAERVGELDKSKPYIIICRSGGRSGRATEYLEEAGYDAANMTGGMLEWDGETE from the coding sequence ATGAAAGAAATTACACCGGCAGAGGTAAAAGATTTGTTGGAAAGCGGTCAACAACTGAATTTGGTAGATGTTCGCGAAGATGATGAAGTAGCGGAAGGGATTATCCCAGGAGCGATCCACATCCCGCTAGGAGAGGTTGCAGAGCGTGTAGGCGAGCTCGATAAGTCAAAGCCCTACATAATCATTTGTCGTTCAGGCGGACGCAGTGGACGTGCGACGGAGTATCTAGAAGAAGCAGGGTATGATGCAGCCAATATGACGGGCGGCATGCTTGAGTGGGATGGCGAAACTGAATAA
- a CDS encoding DUF421 domain-containing protein gives MIFRTTGAFVALLILARILGKKQLSQLTFFHYITGIAFGSIAAEMAGQTDVKFMNGLVALAWWAVLTLLASYISLKSSNLRIVLDDQPTIVIKEGAIMENAMKKERLHVNDLMMMLREQSIFTLQDVHYAILETNGELSVMKKITQQGATKQDVKASTTTPKYLPTELISDGKVMKKNLTELSLTEEWLMKELRKKGVESAEQVFLAQVQDDGSLFVEIKNPDR, from the coding sequence ATGATTTTCAGGACGACAGGTGCTTTCGTGGCGCTCTTGATATTGGCGCGAATTCTTGGTAAAAAACAGCTCAGTCAATTAACGTTCTTCCATTACATAACGGGGATTGCGTTTGGATCGATTGCCGCAGAAATGGCAGGCCAAACTGATGTGAAGTTTATGAATGGACTCGTTGCACTCGCTTGGTGGGCGGTTTTAACTTTGTTAGCGAGTTACATTTCACTAAAGTCAAGTAATTTACGAATCGTATTAGATGACCAGCCGACAATTGTGATAAAAGAAGGCGCAATTATGGAGAATGCGATGAAGAAGGAGCGCTTGCACGTCAATGACTTGATGATGATGCTCCGCGAGCAATCGATATTCACCCTTCAGGATGTCCACTACGCCATTTTAGAAACAAACGGTGAACTAAGTGTCATGAAAAAGATTACGCAACAAGGTGCAACGAAACAAGACGTCAAAGCGTCCACAACAACGCCTAAATACCTTCCGACAGAACTCATTTCAGACGGTAAAGTGATGAAGAAAAACCTAACGGAATTGAGTTTAACAGAAGAGTGGCTTATGAAGGAACTGCGCAAAAAAGGTGTAGAGTCCGCCGAACAAGTATTTCTTGCACAAGTCCAAGATGACGGATCATTGTTTGTTGAAATCAAAAATCCAGACAGATAA
- a CDS encoding ABC transporter ATP-binding protein, with protein MLEVQIEKKLPHFSVDVNLMVDEEILVLVGPSGSGKTTILNAIAGLDHPDAGKIILNEQTFFSANEKPLPTQQRNIGYLFQDYALFPHMTVEKNIAYGVKKTDAEARIQQLVSTLGINHLQSKYPHQISGGEKQRVALARALATEPSLLLLDEPLSALDSKTRLECQDELKRLHEIWKIPFIIVTHDMLEAEKLGDKIIFLESGLITKTVDNRNRQVIF; from the coding sequence ATGCTGGAAGTGCAAATTGAAAAAAAATTACCCCACTTTTCAGTAGATGTTAATCTGATGGTAGATGAGGAGATTCTCGTATTAGTTGGACCGTCTGGATCCGGGAAAACGACAATACTCAATGCGATTGCAGGTTTGGACCATCCCGATGCTGGAAAAATTATCTTGAATGAACAAACCTTCTTCTCTGCAAATGAAAAACCACTTCCCACACAGCAACGTAATATCGGGTATTTGTTTCAAGACTATGCGCTTTTTCCGCATATGACAGTGGAGAAAAATATTGCGTACGGCGTTAAAAAGACCGATGCTGAAGCGCGTATTCAACAATTAGTAAGTACGCTAGGAATTAATCATTTACAAAGCAAATATCCTCATCAAATCTCGGGGGGTGAAAAGCAAAGAGTGGCGCTGGCAAGAGCGTTGGCAACTGAGCCGTCTCTATTATTACTAGATGAACCTTTATCGGCGCTTGATTCGAAAACGCGGTTGGAATGTCAGGATGAATTGAAACGTTTGCATGAAATATGGAAGATTCCTTTCATTATCGTGACGCATGATATGCTGGAAGCGGAAAAACTTGGAGATAAAATTATCTTTTTGGAAAGTGGCTTAATTACAAAAACAGTTGATAATCGAAATAGGCAAGTGATTTTTTGA
- the modB gene encoding molybdate ABC transporter permease subunit, whose translation MYVTDYSPLILSLKVAGISTFFVFVFGVFFAHLFSRKKFFGKSIIESLFMLPLVLPPTVVGFGLLILFGKNGFIGSWLLNWFDFQIVFTWIGAVIASIVVSFPLMYQSAAAAFESLDSKMENAARTMGASNWRVFWTISFRLAWPGLLAGLVLSFARGLGEFGATLMLAGYIPGKTDTIPMAIYFAVESGQMEKATFWVVIIVALGFSTIMWLNWWSKRNIERYKNDNA comes from the coding sequence ATGTACGTGACCGATTATTCACCATTAATATTATCGTTAAAAGTAGCGGGCATCTCCACTTTTTTTGTCTTTGTATTCGGCGTGTTCTTTGCGCATTTATTTTCGCGTAAAAAGTTTTTCGGGAAAAGTATTATCGAATCCTTATTCATGCTGCCGCTTGTCTTGCCGCCGACTGTCGTTGGTTTTGGGTTGCTCATTTTATTTGGGAAGAATGGGTTTATTGGCAGTTGGCTGTTGAATTGGTTTGATTTTCAAATTGTCTTCACTTGGATTGGCGCTGTAATTGCGTCAATTGTTGTTTCTTTTCCGTTGATGTACCAAAGTGCGGCGGCGGCGTTTGAAAGTTTGGATTCGAAAATGGAAAATGCGGCGCGTACGATGGGTGCGTCGAATTGGCGTGTATTTTGGACGATTTCCTTTCGACTCGCTTGGCCGGGACTTCTCGCAGGACTAGTCTTATCATTTGCGCGCGGACTCGGTGAATTTGGCGCTACGTTAATGTTGGCGGGCTATATTCCAGGAAAAACTGACACGATTCCGATGGCGATTTACTTTGCTGTTGAGTCGGGCCAAATGGAAAAGGCGACTTTCTGGGTTGTTATCATCGTCGCGCTTGGGTTTAGTACAATCATGTGGTTGAACTGGTGGAGTAAAAGGAATATTGAGCGTTACAAAAATGACAATGCATAA
- the modA gene encoding molybdate ABC transporter substrate-binding protein, producing MRKIIYLFVMIGFVLLPTGCTPEDKEEKTTLMISAAASLTDVLNELKPVFEDEYPSIELTFNFGGSGKLAQMIIQGAPSDVFLSASESDMEKLQVENMIIEETRVNFAENELVLIANKKQPIKVSSFDKMSTAAIDHLAIGEPESVPVGRYTKQVLEGLSLWDSMQESLVLGSDVRQVLTHVEMGNADVGIVYATDALQSDKVTIVATADSDWHDPIMYPGAVVSETSHTDEAKTFLAFLQSEKGQELLHKHGFK from the coding sequence ATGAGAAAAATTATATATTTATTTGTTATGATAGGTTTCGTTTTATTGCCTACCGGTTGTACGCCAGAGGACAAAGAGGAAAAAACCACTTTGATGATTTCTGCGGCAGCTAGTTTGACGGATGTGTTGAATGAGCTGAAGCCGGTGTTTGAAGATGAATATCCATCTATTGAACTTACTTTTAATTTCGGAGGCTCTGGTAAATTAGCGCAAATGATTATTCAGGGTGCGCCATCGGATGTGTTTTTGTCAGCGAGCGAAAGCGATATGGAGAAACTACAAGTAGAAAACATGATAATTGAAGAAACGCGTGTGAACTTTGCTGAAAATGAGTTAGTATTGATTGCAAATAAAAAACAGCCAATCAAGGTTTCATCATTCGATAAAATGAGCACCGCTGCAATTGATCATTTAGCGATTGGAGAACCTGAAAGTGTGCCCGTGGGCCGCTATACAAAGCAAGTGCTTGAAGGTTTAAGTCTATGGGATTCAATGCAAGAGAGTTTGGTGTTGGGTTCGGATGTGCGGCAAGTGTTGACGCATGTAGAGATGGGGAATGCGGATGTAGGGATTGTTTATGCGACCGATGCGTTACAATCGGATAAAGTAACGATTGTGGCTACGGCTGATTCGGATTGGCATGACCCAATCATGTATCCCGGAGCGGTTGTTTCGGAGACATCCCATACCGATGAAGCGAAGACGTTTTTAGCTTTTCTGCAAAGTGAAAAGGGACAAGAATTATTACACAAACATGGATTCAAATAG
- a CDS encoding ABC transporter substrate-binding protein, protein MKNILSTRSIVILFITIITTLTLAACSKGDKEQGKGAENKNNKATEITVLLPSEIPADMLAEFEDETGIHVNLETSSWNNIQDKIVSALAAGVAPADVTEFDWSWIGQFGSAEWYTPLNESFDQEFIDDMPTIENFKYNGDYLAVPYLNDFRVSYYNQNYFDEAGITEIPKTPEELLEVAKTIKEKGVVEYPIGLPLSATEGTTTGWFTLVKAFGGHLFDDNWNPLFVEKDSAGYQAMSFIINSYKEDELIDSANLTLNNIDVYDNFKAGGSAIDLAGVPGLFERYKNPEKSSIANDVEIMPVPGMNGEIHTFQLPEALGVPAASENKEAAIEFIKWISQPENVKKLYEEQEWLPNRLSVLEALNEEGKLSGGDTLLKVLTHDKPLFSEGTPPWYSEFSTNVSTTMNQMAKGALTIDEGMKKIAKSVEKYAE, encoded by the coding sequence ATGAAAAACATATTAAGCACTAGAAGTATCGTTATTTTATTCATTACAATTATCACCACTCTCACCCTCGCTGCCTGTTCTAAAGGCGACAAAGAACAAGGTAAGGGTGCCGAAAACAAAAATAATAAAGCTACTGAAATCACGGTACTTCTTCCCTCAGAAATTCCTGCTGACATGCTTGCGGAATTTGAGGATGAAACAGGGATTCACGTCAACCTTGAAACATCGTCATGGAATAATATTCAAGATAAAATCGTCTCCGCTCTCGCTGCTGGCGTTGCTCCAGCAGATGTAACAGAATTCGATTGGTCGTGGATTGGTCAATTCGGTTCTGCAGAATGGTATACACCTCTAAACGAATCATTCGATCAAGAATTTATTGATGATATGCCAACCATAGAGAATTTTAAATATAATGGAGACTATTTAGCTGTTCCCTACCTAAATGATTTTCGTGTAAGTTATTACAATCAAAATTATTTTGATGAAGCAGGCATCACCGAAATTCCAAAAACACCGGAAGAGCTGCTAGAAGTTGCCAAAACCATAAAGGAAAAAGGGGTGGTGGAATATCCAATCGGATTGCCACTCTCTGCAACAGAAGGCACAACTACAGGATGGTTTACATTGGTGAAAGCATTTGGTGGACACTTGTTTGATGATAATTGGAATCCATTATTTGTAGAAAAGGATTCAGCAGGTTACCAGGCAATGTCTTTTATCATAAATAGTTATAAAGAAGATGAACTAATTGATTCGGCAAATCTAACGCTAAATAATATAGATGTTTATGATAATTTTAAAGCTGGCGGATCCGCTATCGATTTAGCTGGAGTTCCGGGATTATTTGAAAGATACAAAAACCCTGAGAAGTCTTCAATAGCTAATGACGTTGAAATCATGCCTGTTCCAGGGATGAATGGCGAAATTCATACATTCCAATTACCAGAAGCACTTGGTGTTCCTGCCGCATCGGAAAATAAAGAGGCTGCAATCGAATTTATCAAATGGATCTCTCAACCGGAAAATGTGAAAAAGCTGTATGAAGAACAAGAATGGTTACCTAACCGTCTTAGTGTATTAGAAGCGTTAAATGAAGAAGGCAAACTCTCTGGAGGAGATACGCTACTAAAGGTTTTAACACATGATAAACCTTTATTTTCTGAAGGCACACCGCCATGGTATTCTGAATTTAGCACGAATGTCTCCACTACCATGAACCAAATGGCAAAAGGGGCATTAACGATTGATGAAGGCATGAAGAAGATTGCCAAATCTGTCGAGAAATACGCAGAGTAA
- a CDS encoding carbohydrate ABC transporter permease — MFFKQKIYPYLFVIPLILLMFGLVFYPAILTFIESFKSLKLTMPDNTHFIGFSNYLELLRDPDVLISLKNTFWYYLVSVVFGFLGGLLIALVLRENFKGRAWMLAIVILPWAIPPVVSATIWKLILDPTYGPVNQLLTSMGIIQTSSPLLAKPGLAIFIIALVHVWKMIPLVAIILLAALQAIPKEIYQASQIDGAGPWKGFLHITLPLLKPAIAIVLTQATISSINLFDEIYVLTGTALDTRSIMTQNYLIAFRQLDLGLGMALSFLTTIIILVISLIYFAILGKRGDMN, encoded by the coding sequence ATGTTCTTTAAGCAAAAAATTTATCCCTATTTGTTTGTTATCCCACTGATTCTCTTGATGTTTGGATTAGTGTTTTATCCAGCCATTCTAACATTCATAGAAAGCTTCAAATCACTTAAACTCACCATGCCAGATAACACCCACTTTATTGGTTTTTCAAATTATCTAGAGTTATTACGTGATCCTGATGTATTGATCTCTTTAAAAAATACATTTTGGTATTATTTAGTGTCCGTAGTTTTTGGATTTTTGGGCGGCCTTTTGATTGCACTTGTTCTTAGAGAGAACTTCAAAGGGAGAGCGTGGATGTTAGCCATTGTTATTCTACCTTGGGCTATTCCACCAGTAGTAAGTGCAACCATTTGGAAGTTAATACTTGACCCGACTTACGGTCCTGTCAATCAGCTACTCACAAGTATGGGAATCATCCAAACATCTAGTCCGCTTTTGGCTAAACCAGGATTGGCCATTTTTATCATCGCACTTGTTCATGTTTGGAAAATGATTCCGCTTGTCGCTATAATTTTGCTTGCGGCACTTCAAGCCATCCCAAAAGAAATCTATCAAGCTTCCCAAATAGATGGTGCCGGTCCATGGAAGGGCTTTTTACATATCACGCTCCCATTGTTAAAACCCGCTATTGCAATAGTTCTTACACAAGCCACTATTTCAAGCATCAACTTGTTTGATGAAATTTATGTATTAACTGGAACAGCATTAGATACAAGATCCATTATGACGCAAAACTATTTAATTGCGTTTAGACAACTTGATCTAGGTCTTGGAATGGCCTTGTCATTTTTGACTACCATCATAATTTTAGTCATCAGTTTAATCTATTTTGCTATCCTTGGAAAGCGAGGGGATATGAATTGA
- a CDS encoding carbohydrate ABC transporter permease, giving the protein MKKRYFFFPALLAILTWTLAPIYWALRTSLLKETDVTSTSIKYLPIPASTENYVKLLGLNGDTSVWQSFSQALTNSLVSSLIATIVVLLIAVLSGYAFARLEFRGKNMLFMMVLITMALPAYAVIIPLYKIMIDVNLVDTQIGISLIYISAFMPLSFWLMRNYFNTIPKELDESAMIDGASRFRALWTILPLTLPGMVTAAILTFLSSWGQFLIPLLFAPSKTKPLTVLITEFNGRYTMDYGMITAAGIITMVPPVLIVLFLNKFLISGLMDAAVKE; this is encoded by the coding sequence TTGAAAAAAAGATACTTTTTCTTTCCAGCCTTGTTAGCTATTTTGACTTGGACGCTTGCGCCTATTTACTGGGCACTTCGTACAAGTTTGTTAAAAGAAACAGACGTGACATCGACTTCTATCAAATATCTACCTATACCAGCGAGCACAGAGAATTATGTGAAGTTACTAGGTCTGAATGGAGATACATCTGTTTGGCAGTCGTTTAGCCAGGCATTAACAAATAGTTTGGTTAGCAGTCTTATCGCTACAATTGTAGTGCTTTTGATTGCGGTTCTCTCTGGATATGCTTTCGCGAGATTAGAGTTTCGGGGGAAAAACATGCTCTTTATGATGGTATTAATTACGATGGCTTTACCTGCCTATGCTGTCATCATTCCATTATATAAAATTATGATTGATGTTAATCTAGTCGATACCCAAATAGGGATTTCTTTGATTTATATATCTGCATTTATGCCTTTGTCTTTTTGGTTGATGCGGAATTATTTTAATACAATTCCCAAAGAATTAGATGAATCAGCAATGATTGATGGCGCATCAAGATTTCGGGCGTTATGGACAATCCTCCCATTAACACTTCCGGGAATGGTCACTGCGGCCATCTTGACATTTTTAAGTTCATGGGGTCAATTTCTCATCCCACTCTTATTTGCACCATCAAAAACAAAACCGCTCACTGTCCTAATTACGGAATTTAATGGGAGATACACCATGGATTACGGGATGATTACAGCTGCTGGAATTATTACGATGGTTCCACCCGTACTGATTGTTTTATTTTTAAACAAGTTTTTAATTAGCGGCTTAATGGATGCAGCGGTGAAAGAGTAG
- the rpsI gene encoding 30S ribosomal protein S9 has product MAQVQYLGTGRRKSSVARVRLVPGDGKIIINNRDAEDYVPFETLREVIKQPLNTTETLGSYDVLVNVHGGGYTGQAGAIRHGVARALLNVDPDFRPALKKAGFLTRDPRMKERKKYGLRGARRAPQFSKR; this is encoded by the coding sequence TTGGCACAAGTACAATATCTCGGCACTGGCCGTCGTAAAAGTTCAGTAGCTCGTGTGCGTCTCGTACCTGGTGATGGAAAAATCATCATCAACAACCGCGATGCAGAAGACTACGTACCATTCGAAACACTTCGTGAAGTCATTAAACAACCACTTAACACTACAGAAACTCTAGGAAGCTACGATGTTCTTGTAAATGTTCACGGTGGTGGATATACAGGACAAGCTGGAGCAATCCGTCATGGTGTTGCACGTGCACTTCTAAACGTTGACCCTGATTTCCGTCCAGCACTTAAAAAAGCTGGATTCTTAACTCGTGACCCACGTATGAAAGAGCGTAAAAAATACGGTCTTCGCGGCGCGCGTCGTGCACCACAATTCTCAAAACGATAA
- the rplM gene encoding 50S ribosomal protein L13: MRTTFMAKGHEVERKWLVVDAEGQTLGRLASEVAALLRGKHKPTFTPHVDTGDHVIIINAEKIHLTGNKLKDKKYYRHSGYTGNLKERTALEMRTNYPTKMLELAIKGMLPKGPLGSQVYRKLNVYAGPDHPHAAQNPEAYELIG, encoded by the coding sequence ATGCGTACAACATTCATGGCTAAAGGTCACGAAGTAGAGCGTAAATGGCTCGTTGTCGACGCTGAAGGACAGACTTTAGGTCGTCTTGCTTCAGAAGTTGCAGCACTTTTACGCGGTAAACATAAACCAACATTCACACCTCACGTTGATACAGGTGATCATGTAATCATCATCAATGCTGAGAAAATTCATCTTACAGGTAATAAACTAAAAGATAAAAAGTACTACCGTCACTCAGGATATACAGGTAACTTGAAAGAGCGTACAGCGTTAGAAATGCGTACGAACTATCCAACTAAAATGTTAGAACTTGCTATCAAAGGAATGCTTCCAAAAGGTCCTTTAGGCAGCCAAGTTTATAGAAAACTAAATGTATATGCTGGTCCGGATCATCCACATGCAGCACAAAATCCAGAAGCTTATGAGCTTATCGGATAA
- the truA gene encoding tRNA pseudouridine(38-40) synthase TruA, whose protein sequence is MNRVKATVAYDGTNFAGYQSQPGLRTVQSEIDKALVKIHKDKSIHAVASGRTDAGVHANGQVIHFDTPLTLLPDRWQMALNVLLPKDIRIVDAVYVDENFHARYSATGKTYVYKWSSAKVHSPFERNYSVHLERWRPDVDKMKQAATYLIGTHDFTSFCSSKTATSNRVRTVRLLTVEQCNDELIMTIEGDGFLYNMVRTIAGMLLAVGVGWHTPENVKEILELQDRKEASKTAPAHGLYLENVTYEN, encoded by the coding sequence ATGAATCGTGTAAAAGCGACCGTCGCTTATGATGGGACGAATTTTGCGGGTTATCAATCGCAACCTGGCTTACGAACTGTTCAATCAGAAATTGATAAAGCATTGGTGAAGATTCATAAAGATAAGTCAATCCACGCCGTTGCAAGCGGTAGGACGGATGCTGGGGTACACGCGAATGGTCAAGTCATTCACTTCGATACGCCGCTTACATTGCTTCCAGATCGGTGGCAGATGGCGTTGAATGTTTTGCTACCAAAGGATATCCGGATTGTCGATGCGGTTTATGTCGATGAAAACTTTCACGCACGCTACTCAGCGACTGGAAAAACGTATGTATACAAATGGTCGTCTGCAAAAGTTCATAGTCCTTTTGAGCGGAATTACTCCGTACATCTTGAGAGATGGCGCCCAGACGTGGACAAGATGAAGCAGGCGGCTACCTATTTAATCGGAACGCATGACTTCACAAGTTTTTGTTCATCGAAAACGGCTACATCAAATCGAGTGCGGACAGTCCGATTATTAACGGTAGAGCAATGTAATGACGAACTCATCATGACGATTGAAGGCGATGGATTTTTGTACAATATGGTGCGTACGATTGCAGGTATGTTACTGGCAGTTGGCGTGGGGTGGCATACCCCGGAAAACGTCAAGGAAATCCTTGAGTTACAGGATCGAAAAGAAGCGAGTAAAACCGCTCCAGCACACGGTTTGTACCTGGAAAATGTCACGTACGAAAACTAG